The genomic window TCCTGGAAAATCTGGACCCCTAATTTCATCTATATCAAATACTTCTAACACAGAAAAAGTTTTTGCAATTAAAGAGGTTAACGTTGGTTCTTCATCCTTTAACAACAATGATATTGTTGTTAAATTACAAACTGGCGCTGGAAGTGTTTCTGATTTTACAGTTAAAATTGGAGGAAAACTTTCAAATTTTGATTCTTATAGATACTCATCGTTAAAAACATTTACATTTGACCAATGGAACTAGTTCTGCAATATTTACCTATTTTGTGTGTCAAAATAAATTTTAATTTACTGGGGTACATAATATTTATAAAAAATAGAAGTAAATAAGATATGATAGGTATAATTCAGTAACCTAAACCTTTCTTATTTTATTTTCTAATTTATTCCTTGTTTTTCTCTTATGATATTCAATTTACTTTTTTTAAATTGCCATAATAAAAAACTTAAATATACAATAATTTTTGAATAAAAATTAATAAGAACATTATTGATTTTTATTTTTTTTATCCTCCAGTAAACTTATATTCCCTTATGCTTATTTAATATCAAATTTTTTATTTTATTATTTTAGTATAAATTATATCATATAATTGAATTATTTCTCTAGCCATTAACATAAGTGTTTGTGTTGATAACATTTGGTCTTCTGCGTGTAAGAATAAAACAGTTGGTGTGTGCATAATTCCGTTTGCCTCATCAGTTATTACATCCATATGTTTTTTTTCTGCTTCAATCATTAGTTTCTCAGCTTCATTGATTTTATCAAGTGCCTCTTTAACATTTTTTGTTTTTTTCATAATTGAGATCGCATCCATCGCAATTGATTTAGCCTCC from Spiroplasma endosymbiont of Aspidapion aeneum includes these protein-coding regions:
- a CDS encoding PTS lactose/cellobiose transporter subunit IIA, producing the protein MEINFEEISFFIISYCGEAKSIAMDAISIMKKTKNVKEALDKINEAEKLMIEAEKKHMDVITDEANGIMHTPTVLFLHAEDQMLSTQTLMLMAREIIQLYDIIYTKIIK